From a single Shewanella donghaensis genomic region:
- a CDS encoding GspE/PulE family protein: MNKLKTLLSEANLKDSDIDKAVTYQKKYGGRLEQLLVNMGALSEDVVIDIYSKLLGVNICTQEDTDLAILETDLYSLDTDFLKERKWFILTDVEKLYFVTSAPYDMDVRQYLQQNKVLYSICLAHEPEIQQLQNRIDSDFDNLSNDINELSDLEEDKIRELASEAPVVNLLNSLITRAVKSGASDMHLEPWQGRYRARFRIDGVLHEVESISSRLQLPLVSRLKILSGMDIAEKRRPQDGKIEMRIASTDLDIRVSALPLNESESVVLRFLRKDSVTYDMSVLGLSEDIQEYIKEDLLNTAGVILLTGPTGSGKTTSLYTFLNELNTPEVKIITLEDPVEYQLDGINQVQVRPEIGFDFSAGIRSIVRQDPDIIMVGEIRDQETARIAMQSALTGHLVFSTVHTNDAPSAYTRLMDLGVEEFLLNAAIVSIVAQRLARKLCVHCAKPHTEPKKLIDKYNLEKLAKKNNIDEIQLFEAVGCDLCGGSGYKGRTAVIEYLRCDDELKMIPKDQEFVLKARTHNKLKGRRTLMEDGFYKSIRGITTVEEIIRVAG, translated from the coding sequence ATGAATAAATTGAAAACACTTTTATCAGAAGCGAATCTAAAAGATTCTGACATTGATAAAGCAGTGACTTATCAAAAAAAATATGGCGGTAGGTTAGAGCAGTTATTAGTAAATATGGGTGCTCTTTCTGAAGATGTTGTTATTGATATTTACTCTAAATTACTGGGAGTAAATATTTGTACACAAGAAGACACCGATTTAGCTATTTTAGAAACAGATTTATACTCATTAGATACAGACTTTTTAAAAGAAAGAAAGTGGTTTATCTTAACTGATGTTGAAAAGCTTTATTTTGTTACTAGTGCTCCATATGATATGGATGTGAGGCAATATTTACAGCAAAATAAAGTACTTTATTCAATATGTCTTGCACATGAACCAGAAATACAACAACTACAAAATCGAATCGATTCAGACTTTGATAATTTATCCAATGACATAAATGAATTAAGTGACTTAGAAGAAGATAAAATAAGGGAGCTTGCAAGTGAGGCTCCAGTCGTTAATTTACTTAACTCTTTGATTACAAGAGCTGTCAAATCTGGTGCTTCAGATATGCATTTAGAACCTTGGCAAGGAAGATACCGTGCTCGTTTCAGAATTGATGGCGTATTACATGAAGTCGAATCAATATCATCTAGACTTCAATTACCATTAGTTTCAAGACTTAAAATTTTATCTGGTATGGATATCGCTGAAAAACGGCGTCCACAAGATGGTAAAATTGAAATGCGTATAGCTAGTACAGATTTGGATATCCGAGTTTCTGCTTTACCGCTAAATGAATCAGAAAGTGTAGTGTTACGATTCCTTAGAAAAGATTCTGTTACTTATGATATGTCGGTTTTAGGGTTATCTGAAGATATTCAAGAATATATCAAAGAAGATTTATTGAATACTGCAGGAGTCATATTACTAACAGGTCCAACTGGTAGTGGTAAAACGACAAGTTTATATACTTTTTTAAATGAACTTAACACTCCAGAAGTAAAAATAATTACGCTGGAAGACCCTGTAGAGTACCAATTAGACGGTATTAATCAAGTTCAGGTCAGGCCAGAAATTGGATTTGATTTTTCGGCTGGCATAAGAAGTATAGTAAGGCAAGATCCCGATATTATAATGGTCGGAGAAATTCGAGATCAAGAAACAGCTAGAATTGCAATGCAATCGGCTCTAACGGGTCATCTAGTTTTTAGCACCGTACATACAAATGATGCTCCAAGTGCATACACCCGTTTAATGGACTTAGGTGTAGAGGAGTTCTTACTAAATGCTGCAATTGTATCGATTGTTGCACAGCGTCTTGCAAGAAAGTTATGTGTTCATTGTGCCAAGCCTCATACTGAACCAAAAAAATTAATTGATAAATATAATCTTGAAAAACTTGCCAAGAAAAATAATATAGATGAAATTCAACTATTTGAAGCTGTGGGTTGTGATTTATGTGGTGGCAGTGGATATAAAGGAAGAACTGCAGTAATAGAATATTTAAGGTGCGATGATGAACTCAAAATGATACCTAAAGATCAGGAGTTTGTTCTTAAAGCTAGAACACACAATAAATTAAAGGGTCGTAGGACTCTTATGGAAGATGGTTTTTATAAATCTATACGTGGGATTACTACAGTAGAAGAAATCATTAGGGTTGCAGGTTAA
- a CDS encoding SLBB domain-containing protein: protein MLQHIKQIALVVFCTALFISLPIQAVTPSPQMIEQFKSLSPSEQGRLAKQYGIDPAQLVGTANETSQLPDETSMEERQVTGKENQRNELDFEEANHDELSYFGYDIFSGEPTTFTPITDLPVPNDYMVGPGDTINVQLYGKENREYTLTIGRDGNIQFPELGPISVVGLTFTELREYLGERIKKQMIGIESNITLGELRSIRIFIAGDAYKPGSYTVSSLSTITQALFVSGGVNEIGSLRNIQVRRNSKLVGTFDLYDLLLKGDASKDINLRSGDVVFIPSVGGRVSINGEIRRPAIYEIRNNESIDDVVKMAAGVNPGAYPKRSSIERYNANGLKTIINLDLTSVKAKSEIAKAGDFIKVKSASTQYEDAITLVGAVVRPGKYQWFQGQKVDDLLPSVWGDLAISADLSYALIIRDINESGKIEVLQFSPGKAISQQDPTHNFILSPRDKIIIFNFDDSSVSRYELNKLVKMRTNKIKSISGNSLIGSDLFKAGFKSMSVNNQNSLIKHGSIGGVVIPGSKDDLDEQEQLISNEVSKMLSNLFEDKDLIKFSGSMSREELLFPIVSKLSQQTGPYEKVRVLAVSGKVKTPGIYPLPVNGTVSDLVIASGGLVEGAYTNRAELTRTNNTDSLSELEHLHVNLANAMSQSPLDNIALQGRDMLVVLTTPEWQERKSIEIRGEVKFPGLYNIRRGESLADVMERAGGLTDFAFPTAAVFVRDSIKKQEQLEIKKLADQLRRDIASRGISKDGTLINYADAQLMLADLETLQASGRLVVDINAILVGIEEADIQLEDRDVLYVPTLNQIVSVMGEVQYPASHRFKEGLTLDQYLSMSGGSRERGDIDRTYIIKADGSVSLPKQNFWFNSNESLNAGDTIIVPLDTEYKDNLTLWTQVTQIIYNTAVAFATVANL from the coding sequence GTGTTACAACATATAAAACAAATCGCATTGGTAGTTTTTTGTACTGCATTATTTATAAGCTTGCCAATTCAAGCTGTAACTCCTTCACCTCAAATGATAGAACAATTTAAATCTTTATCACCATCAGAGCAAGGACGGCTTGCGAAGCAATATGGAATAGATCCAGCTCAACTGGTTGGAACTGCGAATGAAACTAGTCAATTACCTGATGAAACTTCAATGGAAGAAAGACAAGTAACAGGAAAAGAAAATCAGAGAAATGAATTAGATTTTGAAGAAGCTAATCATGATGAATTAAGCTATTTTGGTTATGACATATTTTCTGGAGAGCCTACAACGTTTACTCCTATAACTGACTTACCAGTACCTAATGACTACATGGTAGGGCCAGGAGATACTATCAATGTACAGTTATACGGAAAAGAAAATCGTGAATATACTTTAACGATTGGACGTGATGGAAATATTCAATTTCCTGAACTTGGTCCCATATCAGTTGTGGGGCTAACATTTACAGAGTTAAGAGAATATTTAGGTGAACGAATAAAAAAACAAATGATTGGTATTGAATCCAATATCACATTAGGTGAATTACGTTCAATTCGAATTTTTATAGCAGGGGACGCATATAAGCCTGGTTCGTATACAGTTTCAAGTTTATCTACTATAACTCAGGCGCTATTTGTTAGTGGCGGTGTCAATGAAATTGGTAGTCTTCGAAACATTCAAGTCAGGCGAAACAGTAAATTAGTCGGGACTTTTGATTTATACGACTTATTACTAAAAGGAGATGCATCAAAAGACATAAACCTTCGTTCTGGAGATGTAGTGTTTATTCCTTCTGTTGGAGGTCGAGTAAGTATTAATGGTGAAATAAGACGCCCTGCTATTTATGAAATCAGAAACAATGAAAGTATAGATGATGTAGTAAAAATGGCTGCCGGTGTTAACCCTGGGGCTTACCCAAAGCGGAGTAGCATTGAGCGTTATAATGCAAATGGTCTAAAAACAATAATTAATTTAGATCTGACATCAGTTAAAGCAAAGAGTGAAATAGCCAAAGCTGGTGATTTTATAAAAGTTAAAAGTGCTTCAACGCAATATGAAGATGCGATAACACTTGTGGGAGCTGTCGTCAGACCTGGTAAATATCAGTGGTTTCAAGGGCAAAAAGTGGATGACCTATTGCCAAGTGTTTGGGGTGACTTAGCCATTTCTGCTGACTTAAGTTATGCATTAATTATACGTGATATTAATGAGTCAGGTAAAATAGAAGTATTACAATTCTCTCCAGGAAAAGCCATTTCACAACAAGATCCGACACACAATTTTATATTATCTCCAAGAGATAAAATTATTATATTTAATTTCGATGATTCTTCTGTGAGTCGCTACGAATTAAATAAATTAGTTAAAATGCGTACTAACAAAATTAAATCTATAAGTGGTAACTCTCTGATTGGTTCAGACCTATTTAAAGCTGGCTTTAAATCTATGAGTGTTAACAATCAAAACTCACTTATCAAACATGGTTCTATTGGTGGCGTAGTCATACCTGGTTCAAAAGATGATTTAGATGAACAAGAGCAACTAATTAGCAATGAAGTTAGTAAAATGCTATCAAATTTGTTTGAAGATAAAGATCTAATCAAATTTAGTGGGTCTATGAGTCGTGAAGAGCTACTCTTCCCAATAGTTAGTAAGTTGTCTCAGCAAACAGGTCCATATGAAAAAGTTAGAGTCTTAGCTGTTTCTGGAAAAGTAAAAACCCCAGGGATTTATCCATTACCAGTTAATGGAACAGTTAGTGATTTAGTTATTGCTTCGGGTGGGTTAGTCGAAGGTGCGTATACAAATAGAGCTGAATTAACTAGAACAAATAATACTGACTCTTTATCAGAACTTGAACATCTTCATGTAAACCTTGCAAATGCAATGAGTCAATCACCATTGGATAATATCGCTTTGCAGGGGAGAGATATGTTGGTCGTATTGACCACTCCTGAGTGGCAAGAGAGAAAATCAATTGAAATTCGTGGTGAAGTAAAATTTCCAGGTTTATACAATATACGTCGCGGTGAATCTTTAGCTGATGTTATGGAGCGTGCGGGTGGTTTGACGGACTTTGCATTTCCTACAGCGGCTGTATTTGTGAGAGATTCAATAAAAAAACAAGAACAGCTAGAAATCAAAAAATTAGCAGATCAACTAAGAAGAGATATTGCTAGTCGAGGCATTTCAAAAGACGGTACTTTAATTAATTATGCTGATGCTCAGCTCATGCTGGCTGATTTAGAAACGCTTCAAGCTTCAGGGCGCTTGGTTGTTGATATAAATGCCATCCTGGTCGGTATAGAAGAAGCGGATATTCAACTTGAAGATAGAGATGTGTTATATGTCCCAACTTTGAATCAAATTGTGTCAGTTATGGGTGAAGTTCAGTATCCTGCCAGTCACAGATTTAAAGAAGGTTTAACCCTTGACCAATATTTATCTATGTCAGGCGGTTCAAGGGAACGAGGTGATATAGATAGAACTTATATTATTAAAGCTGATGGCTCAGTGTCGTTGCCAAAACAGAACTTCTGGTTCAACAGTAATGAATCGCTTAATGCAGGTGACACGATTATTGTTCCATTAGACACTGAGTACAAAGATAACTTAACTCTTTGGACACAGGTCACTCAGATTATTTATAATACAGCAGTGGCATTTGCTACGGTTGCTAACTTATAG
- the gspG gene encoding type II secretion system major pseudopilin GspG encodes MFLVRKVKRESRESGFTLIELLIVIVILGLLMSLVAPTMFSKVDSSKIKTAEAQMQMLQTSLDTYRLDIGSYPESLSELRTSNKRGWDGPYLPREVPLDPWGNSYNYSRSSNSGEPFSLSSYGRDGQEGGEGDDADIFHR; translated from the coding sequence ATGTTTTTAGTTAGAAAAGTGAAAAGGGAGAGTCGAGAATCTGGATTCACCCTGATTGAGCTATTGATTGTGATTGTAATATTAGGTTTGTTAATGTCCTTAGTTGCTCCTACAATGTTTTCAAAAGTTGACTCTTCAAAAATAAAAACAGCTGAAGCTCAAATGCAAATGTTACAAACGTCGTTAGATACCTACAGATTAGATATTGGTAGCTATCCAGAATCACTTTCAGAATTGAGAACATCCAATAAACGTGGTTGGGATGGCCCTTATTTACCAAGAGAAGTGCCATTAGATCCTTGGGGTAATTCATATAATTACTCTAGAAGCTCTAACAGTGGTGAGCCTTTTTCTTTATCTTCTTATGGTCGAGACGGTCAAGAAGGCGGTGAAGGTGATGATGCGGATATTTTTCATAGATGA
- a CDS encoding PulJ/GspJ family protein yields the protein MKSRQKGFTLLEVLLASFILFIVLAGMTMVYRGALLSSRIAERSIDSHQIVGFATADIKNRLSSGINLTESEVAGAGQVNGVKYSWTGKNILDKKGQSILNPDGDFSVPSTRYQNWEIQLTLQINNYQKTLNYRLFRWQEK from the coding sequence ATGAAATCGAGACAAAAAGGCTTTACACTTTTAGAGGTTTTATTAGCTTCATTTATATTGTTTATTGTTTTAGCGGGAATGACGATGGTTTATCGTGGGGCCTTGCTTTCTAGCCGAATTGCTGAGCGAAGTATCGATTCACATCAAATTGTTGGTTTTGCCACCGCAGACATAAAAAACCGTTTAAGTAGTGGAATCAACCTTACTGAATCAGAGGTCGCTGGAGCAGGACAAGTTAATGGCGTTAAATACTCTTGGACTGGCAAAAATATACTTGATAAGAAAGGTCAATCTATATTGAATCCTGATGGTGATTTCTCTGTACCTTCGACTAGGTACCAAAATTGGGAAATTCAATTAACCTTACAAATTAACAATTACCAAAAAACATTAAACTATAGGCTATTCAGATGGCAAGAAAAATAG
- a CDS encoding type II secretion system F family protein encodes MVTYKYVAYDSHGAKIQGTIESEDIEHAKKALISQRIKPTSIVAFKPSANLSDLSKRSISLEDIEFVTSELALLLKSGVRIDRAVGILAKNKSRGALSQLLMQIHTDVKRGETFASICSKHPKVFDNLYVSMVKLGEASGTLDKVFTKLSQDLRFRRDLKRSLIQALTYPTVIFFVCVTCILFVFNYIVPQMSGLFDGMKDLPFYTQLLLDISKWVQDYQLYVAVALIACVMGLYYQRESDKSKFDQIITKAPIVHRVIVMIERIRFNAAMSMMLNAGISVDKAIELAAESVGHSDIRTGLQSAGSAIKKGSGLTESLSKSVIYPDFFVSLLEVGEESGQLAPVFDEIAERSRDDFQSWATKFTSLLEPILILVMGGIVGGVVVVMLLSIVSVNDISF; translated from the coding sequence ATGGTTACTTATAAATATGTCGCTTACGATTCTCATGGTGCAAAGATTCAAGGCACCATAGAATCTGAAGATATAGAACATGCTAAAAAGGCATTAATATCTCAGCGTATAAAGCCTACCTCTATTGTCGCATTTAAACCTTCTGCTAATTTAAGTGATTTAAGTAAGCGATCTATTTCTTTAGAAGATATTGAGTTTGTGACTTCAGAGCTAGCTTTACTTCTTAAAAGCGGTGTTAGAATCGATCGTGCCGTGGGAATTTTAGCAAAAAATAAAAGTCGTGGGGCCTTATCGCAGCTGTTGATGCAGATCCATACGGATGTAAAAAGGGGAGAAACATTTGCATCAATATGCAGTAAGCATCCCAAAGTTTTTGATAACTTATATGTCAGCATGGTGAAATTGGGTGAAGCAAGTGGAACCTTAGATAAAGTATTCACTAAGTTATCACAGGACTTAAGGTTTAGACGTGATTTAAAGCGAAGCTTAATACAAGCTTTAACATATCCTACGGTCATATTTTTTGTTTGCGTAACTTGTATTTTGTTTGTTTTTAATTACATCGTTCCTCAAATGAGCGGATTATTTGATGGTATGAAAGATTTACCATTTTATACACAGTTATTATTAGATATTAGTAAATGGGTTCAGGACTACCAACTCTATGTTGCTGTCGCTCTTATCGCTTGCGTGATGGGTTTGTATTATCAAAGAGAGTCGGATAAGTCTAAGTTCGATCAAATTATCACCAAAGCACCAATTGTTCATAGGGTGATTGTAATGATTGAACGAATTAGATTCAATGCCGCTATGTCAATGATGTTAAATGCTGGCATCAGTGTAGATAAGGCTATTGAATTAGCTGCCGAGAGTGTAGGACATAGCGATATTAGAACTGGTTTACAAAGTGCAGGTAGTGCAATTAAGAAAGGTTCTGGTTTGACAGAGTCCTTGTCAAAAAGTGTGATATATCCTGACTTTTTTGTGTCATTACTAGAGGTTGGTGAAGAAAGTGGTCAATTAGCCCCAGTATTTGATGAGATAGCTGAACGTTCAAGGGATGATTTTCAGAGCTGGGCTACAAAGTTTACTTCCTTACTTGAACCTATATTAATTCTGGTAATGGGTGGCATTGTTGGCGGTGTAGTCGTTGTTATGTTACTGAGTATTGTATCAGTCAATGATATAAGCTTTTAA
- a CDS encoding secretin N-terminal domain-containing protein, with amino-acid sequence MMKKRILTINSTKKIISVCILAALSGCASTDEPVQGSLEDPRFRVPDSYLEGSTPEQAESDTAEQSDKNFNNDKPLVEPLKSLPANQIKFAGSEQLANAFSSKQMVRVSAEDMKLQDFIHYAFGQLLGVNYVVDETIKSDSAPVTLSIAEPVSKKRLFELATTLLEQREGQIIFENDIYFLQKLPAGSAKKVTTGIGRTPDSVPYTKGEVLQVVPLLYGVKISIERTLNQIIDARITADYEQSTIFVSGSRTEVIRALELVNLLDAPANRGKNIGLINLTFIEISDFIEDITALLENEGVPISAVKPDNKNAVLVPISQIGAVAAFTSDEIILNRIRYWAQILDKPKAGSGFRYYTYQPQYARASDIGESLSSLLGAKASTDTAAAQQRESSSSSSTSNIRKVSESTGKAPTASKSKIGASSDKMSFVVDERSNQLIFYTTGTEYQNIMPLIDQLDILPKQVMLDIIIAEVKLEGTFQYGVEWALSQGDLSLGGKLGSGGDSFKLALEGVNGSLGVDFFKKNQFVNVLSNPSLLVRDGVSASIVVGDDISIIGETTDDPTGGNGSQTTASAYRKTGIDVSVTPTVNAQGVVIMEITQSISSATEASGTGGNPNISERRLQTEVVADSGSTIILGGLISENIDQQSDETPWAADIPFIGNLFKGQKEVTSRVELVMLVTPRVVERSDKWGEIKNSFAKGFQNLVIPGSTQASDIDMKNSPLETVVD; translated from the coding sequence ATGATGAAAAAGCGGATATTAACCATAAACTCGACCAAAAAAATTATTTCAGTTTGTATTCTTGCAGCGTTGAGTGGTTGTGCATCTACAGATGAACCAGTACAGGGGTCATTAGAGGACCCAAGATTCAGGGTTCCAGATTCTTATTTAGAAGGAAGTACTCCTGAACAGGCTGAAAGTGATACAGCTGAGCAATCAGATAAAAACTTTAATAATGATAAACCGCTAGTAGAACCTTTAAAATCACTACCTGCAAATCAAATTAAATTTGCAGGTAGCGAACAATTAGCTAATGCTTTTTCATCTAAGCAAATGGTTAGAGTTTCCGCTGAAGATATGAAGTTACAAGATTTTATTCATTATGCTTTTGGTCAATTGCTAGGCGTGAATTATGTCGTAGACGAAACAATAAAGTCTGATTCTGCTCCAGTGACTCTTAGCATAGCTGAGCCGGTTTCTAAAAAAAGACTTTTCGAGTTAGCAACGACTTTACTTGAGCAACGTGAAGGCCAGATCATTTTTGAAAATGATATTTACTTCTTACAAAAGCTACCAGCTGGTTCAGCTAAAAAGGTAACTACAGGTATCGGTCGAACGCCTGATTCAGTGCCATATACCAAAGGCGAAGTCCTACAAGTTGTGCCATTACTCTATGGAGTAAAAATTTCTATAGAACGAACACTTAATCAAATTATAGATGCTCGAATAACAGCAGACTATGAGCAAAGTACGATCTTTGTTAGTGGTAGTCGAACTGAAGTCATTAGGGCACTTGAACTTGTTAATTTACTTGATGCTCCCGCAAATCGCGGTAAAAACATAGGGCTTATTAACTTAACCTTTATTGAGATTAGTGACTTTATTGAAGATATAACAGCACTATTAGAAAATGAAGGTGTACCCATCTCAGCTGTTAAGCCCGATAATAAAAATGCAGTTTTAGTCCCTATTTCACAAATTGGTGCGGTTGCTGCTTTTACCTCTGACGAAATAATACTAAATAGAATTCGTTATTGGGCACAAATATTAGATAAACCGAAAGCAGGGTCAGGTTTTAGGTATTATACCTATCAGCCACAATATGCTAGAGCATCTGACATAGGGGAAAGTTTATCGTCTTTATTAGGCGCTAAGGCTAGCACTGATACGGCTGCCGCTCAGCAAAGAGAGTCGAGCTCTAGCTCTTCAACAAGTAACATTCGCAAGGTGTCTGAAAGTACGGGGAAAGCACCAACTGCTAGTAAGTCTAAAATCGGCGCGAGTAGTGACAAAATGAGTTTCGTTGTTGATGAACGTTCCAATCAATTAATATTTTATACGACAGGCACAGAATATCAGAACATCATGCCGCTGATTGACCAACTTGATATTTTACCTAAACAGGTAATGTTAGATATTATTATTGCAGAAGTTAAATTAGAGGGGACTTTTCAATATGGGGTTGAATGGGCTTTAAGTCAGGGTGATTTATCCCTTGGTGGCAAGTTAGGTTCTGGAGGGGATAGTTTTAAATTAGCTCTAGAGGGTGTCAATGGCTCCTTGGGCGTTGATTTTTTTAAGAAGAACCAATTTGTAAATGTATTATCAAACCCTTCATTGTTAGTGCGCGATGGTGTTTCAGCAAGCATTGTAGTTGGTGATGATATTTCTATCATTGGTGAAACAACAGATGACCCAACTGGTGGAAATGGTTCACAAACTACAGCTTCAGCTTACCGAAAAACCGGTATAGATGTGTCTGTTACACCTACAGTGAATGCACAAGGTGTTGTGATAATGGAAATTACACAATCAATATCAAGTGCGACTGAAGCAAGTGGCACCGGTGGCAATCCAAATATATCAGAAAGAAGGCTTCAAACTGAAGTCGTTGCCGATAGTGGGTCTACTATCATTCTCGGTGGATTGATAAGTGAAAATATAGATCAACAAAGTGATGAAACGCCATGGGCTGCCGATATTCCATTTATTGGAAATTTGTTTAAAGGGCAAAAAGAAGTTACAAGCCGTGTTGAATTAGTCATGTTGGTTACCCCACGTGTTGTAGAGCGATCAGATAAATGGGGAGAAATAAAGAATAGCTTTGCGAAAGGGTTCCAAAATTTAGTAATTCCTGGCTCGACGCAAGCAAGTGACATAGATATGAAAAATTCACCTTTAGAAACAGTTGTGGATTAA
- a CDS encoding PilW family protein has protein sequence MARKIVLGFSLVELLVALTIMSLTMLVGSYAFSTFSNKWGEDIGRFNETFSKAKQTTLLPRVLRGVFPYVVQNADGNGRIYFEGNSDGFVGVVQNAMYDTSTPAVIRFSVNQESNFTYSLLYEEWLMNERVFTSLEQDFEFNHGFTVMDNYSDIQFEYFGWYSNEVKGRVATPPIGIEDRGWYKDYNSLEKGMLPEKIKINLINGPNLISWEFNLVDQHPRWLLWSDRTNHDI, from the coding sequence ATGGCAAGAAAAATAGTTTTAGGTTTTTCGCTAGTAGAATTGCTAGTGGCGCTTACTATAATGTCCCTAACCATGCTAGTTGGGAGTTATGCTTTTTCCACTTTTAGTAATAAATGGGGAGAAGATATTGGACGTTTTAATGAAACATTCTCCAAAGCAAAACAGACGACTTTATTACCACGTGTACTGCGTGGGGTTTTTCCTTACGTAGTTCAAAATGCAGATGGTAATGGGCGTATATATTTTGAAGGAAATAGTGATGGTTTTGTTGGTGTTGTGCAAAATGCAATGTATGACACATCTACTCCTGCAGTAATCCGTTTTTCGGTAAATCAAGAATCAAATTTTACATATTCGTTACTTTACGAAGAATGGTTAATGAATGAAAGAGTATTTACAAGTTTAGAGCAAGATTTTGAATTTAATCATGGCTTTACTGTAATGGATAATTATTCTGACATTCAATTTGAATATTTCGGTTGGTATTCTAATGAAGTAAAGGGCAGGGTGGCAACCCCCCCAATAGGTATAGAGGATCGAGGCTGGTATAAAGATTATAATAGTCTTGAAAAAGGAATGCTTCCTGAAAAAATAAAAATTAATCTAATTAATGGACCTAACCTTATAAGCTGGGAGTTCAATTTAGTAGATCAGCATCCAAGATGGTTACTTTGGAGTGATAGGACCAATCATGATATTTAA